A stretch of Pseudomonas sp. LS.1a DNA encodes these proteins:
- a CDS encoding cobyric acid synthase, which translates to MTTLMVQGTTSDAGKSTLVTALCRWLLRQGVGVVPFKPQNMALNSAVTADGGEIGRAQAVQAQACRLEPHTDMNPVLLKPNSDTGAQVIIHGRAVTSMNAVAYHDYKAIAMQAVLASHQRLSAAWPVVMVEGAGSPAEINLRAGDIANMGFAEAVDCPVILVADINRGGVFAHLVGTLELLSPSEQARVKGFVINRFRGDIALLQPGLDWLEQRTGKPVLGVLPYVTDLHLEAEDGIDARQGAKAERVLKVIVPVLPRISNHTDFDPLRLHPQVDLQFIGPGQAIPAADLIILPGSKSVRGDLAQLRERGWDQAIDRHLRYGGKLIGICGGLQMLGREVHDPLGLEGAAGSSPGLGLFDYATVLEAEKQLRNVAGTLNLEAVPIAGYEIHAGVTTGPALEQPAVQLADGRCDGAVSADGQILATYLHGLFEGSQSCAALLRWAGLEEVQVIDYEALRERDIERLADLVEKHLDTARLRQLCGVA; encoded by the coding sequence ATGACCACCCTCATGGTGCAAGGCACCACCTCCGATGCAGGCAAGAGCACACTGGTGACCGCGCTGTGCCGCTGGCTGTTGCGCCAGGGTGTCGGCGTGGTCCCGTTCAAGCCGCAGAACATGGCGCTGAACAGCGCGGTGACCGCTGACGGCGGTGAAATCGGCCGGGCCCAGGCGGTGCAGGCCCAGGCCTGCCGGCTGGAGCCACACACCGACATGAACCCGGTGCTGCTCAAGCCCAACAGCGACACCGGCGCCCAGGTGATCATCCATGGCCGTGCCGTCACCAGCATGAATGCAGTGGCCTACCACGACTACAAGGCTATCGCCATGCAGGCGGTGCTGGCTTCGCATCAGCGCCTGAGCGCTGCCTGGCCGGTGGTCATGGTCGAAGGCGCGGGGTCTCCGGCGGAGATCAACCTGCGTGCCGGTGACATCGCCAACATGGGCTTTGCCGAAGCGGTGGACTGCCCGGTGATTCTGGTCGCCGACATCAATCGCGGTGGCGTGTTCGCCCACCTCGTGGGCACGCTGGAGCTGCTGTCACCCAGTGAGCAGGCGCGGGTAAAGGGCTTTGTCATCAACCGCTTCCGCGGCGACATCGCCTTGCTGCAGCCGGGGCTGGACTGGCTGGAGCAGCGCACCGGCAAGCCGGTGCTGGGCGTGCTGCCATATGTCACCGATCTGCATCTGGAAGCCGAAGACGGCATTGACGCGCGCCAAGGGGCAAAGGCCGAGCGCGTGCTCAAGGTGATCGTCCCGGTGCTGCCGCGCATCAGCAACCACACCGACTTCGACCCACTGCGCCTGCACCCGCAGGTGGACCTGCAGTTCATCGGCCCGGGCCAGGCGATTCCGGCTGCCGACCTGATCATCCTGCCGGGCTCCAAGAGTGTGCGCGGCGACCTGGCACAACTGCGTGAGCGCGGTTGGGACCAGGCCATTGACCGGCACCTGCGTTATGGCGGCAAGCTGATCGGCATCTGCGGTGGCCTGCAGATGCTGGGCCGCGAAGTGCATGACCCGCTTGGTCTTGAAGGGGCCGCAGGCTCCAGCCCGGGGCTTGGCCTGTTCGATTACGCCACGGTGCTCGAAGCCGAGAAGCAACTGCGCAACGTTGCCGGCACCCTGAACCTCGAAGCAGTACCGATTGCCGGTTACGAAATTCATGCCGGCGTCACCACGGGGCCAGCCCTGGAGCAGCCTGCCGTGCAACTTGCCGATGGCCGTTGCGATGGTGCTGTCAGTGCCGATGGCCAGATACTTGCCACCTACCTGCACGGCCTGTTCGAAGGCAGCCAGTCGTGCGCGGCGTTGCTGCGCTGGGCTGGCCTGGAGGAGGTGCAGGTCATTGATTACGAGGCCCTGCGCGAACGCGACATCGAGCGCCTGGCCGACCTGGTGGAAAAGCACCTGGACACCGCGCGCCTGCGCCAGCTCTGTGGGGTGGCCTGA
- the cobU gene encoding bifunctional adenosylcobinamide kinase/adenosylcobinamide-phosphate guanylyltransferase, with protein sequence MRNLILGGARSGKSRLAEQLASASGLPVTYIATSQPLDGEMYERVLLHRQRRPDDWGLIEEPLALAAVLRAEAAEGRCLLVDCLTLWLTNLLMLEDDQRLAEERDALLACLEQLPGTVILVSNETGLGVVPMGELTRRYVDLAGWLHQAVAERCQRVVLTVAGLPLMLKGPAL encoded by the coding sequence ATGCGCAACCTGATCCTCGGCGGTGCCCGCTCGGGCAAGAGCCGGCTGGCCGAACAGTTGGCCAGCGCCAGTGGCTTGCCGGTGACCTACATCGCCACCAGCCAGCCGCTGGATGGTGAAATGTACGAACGGGTGCTGCTGCACCGCCAGCGTCGCCCCGATGACTGGGGATTGATCGAAGAACCCCTGGCACTGGCCGCGGTATTGCGCGCCGAAGCGGCCGAAGGGCGCTGCCTGCTGGTGGATTGCCTGACCCTGTGGCTGACCAACCTGCTGATGCTCGAAGACGACCAGCGCCTGGCCGAGGAGCGTGATGCGCTGTTGGCCTGCCTGGAACAGTTGCCGGGCACGGTCATCCTGGTCAGTAACGAAACCGGCCTGGGCGTCGTGCCCATGGGCGAGCTGACCCGACGCTATGTCGACCTGGCCGGCTGGCTGCACCAGGCCGTGGCCGAGCGCTGTCAGCGTGTGGTGCTGACCGTGGCCGGCCTGCCCCTAATGCTCAAAGGACCTGCACTATGA
- the cobT gene encoding nicotinate-nucleotide--dimethylbenzimidazole phosphoribosyltransferase produces the protein MTQAWWRDACQPLDNAAMDQARARQQQLTKPAGSLGQLEGLAIQLAGLQGRERPTLDHAAISIFAGDHGVVEEGISAYPQAVTGQMLRNFVGGGAAISVLARQLQASLEVVDLGTIDPHLELPGVRHLRLGAGTANFARQPAMTEGQLQAALQAGRDSALRAAEQGAQLFIGGEMGIGNTTAAAALASVLLGCPPAESSGPGTGLDNAGVRHKAEVIERALSLHGLSANDPLQALGCVGGFEIAALAGAYMGCAQAGIAVLVDGFICSVAALLAVRLNPQCRAWLLFAHQGAEPGHKAVLDTLQAEPLLALGLRLGEGSGAALAVPLLRLACALHGQMATFAEAAVADRPA, from the coding sequence ATGACCCAAGCCTGGTGGCGTGACGCCTGCCAACCCCTCGACAACGCCGCCATGGACCAGGCCCGCGCCCGTCAGCAGCAGCTGACCAAACCTGCCGGTTCGCTCGGCCAGCTGGAAGGCCTGGCCATTCAGCTGGCCGGCCTGCAGGGGCGTGAGCGGCCAACGCTGGATCACGCTGCAATCAGCATTTTTGCCGGTGACCACGGTGTGGTCGAGGAAGGCATCTCGGCCTACCCGCAAGCGGTGACCGGGCAGATGCTGCGCAACTTCGTCGGCGGTGGCGCGGCGATCAGCGTGCTGGCGCGCCAGCTGCAGGCCAGCCTGGAGGTCGTCGACCTGGGCACCATCGACCCGCACCTGGAGCTGCCTGGCGTGCGTCATCTGCGCCTGGGCGCCGGTACCGCCAACTTTGCCCGCCAGCCAGCGATGACCGAAGGCCAGCTGCAGGCCGCCCTGCAGGCCGGTCGCGATAGTGCCCTGCGCGCCGCCGAACAGGGCGCGCAGCTGTTCATCGGTGGCGAGATGGGGATTGGCAACACCACGGCAGCCGCCGCCCTGGCCAGTGTCCTGCTGGGCTGCCCGCCGGCTGAATCGAGTGGCCCGGGTACCGGCCTGGACAACGCCGGGGTGCGGCACAAGGCCGAGGTTATCGAGCGCGCGCTGAGCCTGCATGGCCTCAGCGCCAACGATCCCTTGCAGGCGCTGGGCTGTGTCGGTGGTTTCGAGATCGCGGCCTTGGCCGGTGCCTACATGGGCTGCGCGCAGGCGGGTATCGCAGTGCTGGTGGACGGCTTCATCTGCAGCGTCGCCGCGCTGCTGGCGGTGCGCCTCAACCCGCAGTGCCGGGCCTGGCTGCTGTTCGCCCACCAAGGCGCAGAGCCTGGGCACAAAGCCGTGCTCGACACGTTGCAGGCCGAGCCGTTGCTGGCCCTGGGCCTGCGCCTGGGCGAGGGCAGTGGGGCTGCCCTGGCCGTGCCGCTGTTGCGCCTGGCCTGTGCGCTGCACGGGCAGATGGCGACCTTCGCCGAGGCGGCGGTGGCGGACCGCCCGGCATGA
- a CDS encoding histidine phosphatase family protein, with translation MILDLLRHGETEQGGLRGSLDDALTDKGWAQMRDAVAEAGPWEVLVSSPLQRCARFAEELGERLNLPVQREAALQELHFGDWEGRSAAQIMEDQADALGRFWADPYAFTPPNGEPVEAFAERVLAAVERLSRQHAGKRVLLVTHGGVMRLLLARARGLPRAQLLQVEVGHAALMRLVPGDDGQWVEGR, from the coding sequence ATGATCCTCGACCTGCTGCGCCATGGTGAAACGGAGCAGGGCGGCCTGCGTGGCAGCCTTGATGATGCCCTGACCGACAAAGGCTGGGCGCAGATGCGTGACGCCGTGGCCGAGGCCGGCCCGTGGGAGGTGCTGGTCAGTTCGCCGTTGCAGCGCTGTGCACGTTTTGCCGAGGAACTGGGCGAGCGCCTTAACCTGCCCGTACAGCGCGAAGCGGCGTTGCAGGAGCTGCATTTTGGCGACTGGGAGGGCCGTAGTGCGGCGCAGATCATGGAAGACCAGGCGGACGCGCTGGGGCGCTTCTGGGCGGACCCTTATGCGTTTACGCCGCCCAATGGCGAGCCGGTCGAGGCGTTCGCCGAACGTGTGCTGGCGGCTGTCGAGCGCCTGAGCCGTCAGCATGCTGGCAAGCGTGTGCTGCTGGTCACCCATGGCGGCGTGATGCGGCTGTTGCTGGCCCGTGCTCGTGGCCTGCCGAGGGCGCAGTTGCTGCAGGTCGAAGTTGGCCACGCTGCGCTGATGCGACTGGTGCCGGGTGATGACGGCCAGTGGGTGGAGGGGCGCTGA
- a CDS encoding adenosylcobinamide-GDP ribazoletransferase: protein MLPLWIALQFLSSLPVSLPGMPAPREVGRSLLWYPLVGLLFGLLLWLASHFLQGTPAPLHAALLLTLWVLLSGALHLDGLADSADAWLGGFGDRERTLQIMKDPRSGPIAVVTLVLVLLLKFCALWVLVEQGIGMQLLLAPLIGRAAMLGLFLSTPYVRQGGLGQALAEHLPRPAAGWVLLGCALFCLVLGGWIVVLALAVFAWLRQLMCRRLGGTTGDTAGAMLELLELTVMLGLALGL, encoded by the coding sequence ATGTTGCCGTTGTGGATTGCCTTGCAGTTTCTCAGCAGCCTGCCGGTGAGCCTGCCGGGCATGCCGGCGCCACGTGAGGTGGGGCGTTCGCTGCTCTGGTACCCGTTGGTCGGGTTGTTGTTCGGCTTGCTGCTGTGGCTGGCCAGCCATTTCCTGCAGGGCACGCCGGCGCCGCTGCACGCGGCCCTGCTGCTGACGTTGTGGGTGTTGCTCAGTGGCGCCTTGCACCTGGATGGCCTGGCGGACAGTGCTGACGCCTGGCTGGGCGGTTTTGGTGACCGCGAACGCACTTTGCAGATCATGAAAGACCCGCGTAGCGGGCCGATTGCCGTGGTCACCCTGGTGCTGGTGCTGTTGCTGAAGTTCTGCGCCTTGTGGGTGCTGGTCGAGCAGGGCATTGGCATGCAGTTGCTGCTTGCACCGCTGATCGGGCGGGCGGCGATGCTCGGGCTGTTCCTGAGCACGCCTTATGTGCGACAGGGCGGTTTGGGGCAGGCGCTGGCCGAGCACCTGCCTCGGCCTGCGGCCGGGTGGGTGCTGCTGGGCTGTGCGCTCTTCTGCCTGGTCCTGGGTGGATGGATCGTGGTGCTGGCATTGGCGGTGTTTGCCTGGTTGCGACAATTGATGTGCCGGCGCCTGGGCGGGACTACCGGCGATACCGCTGGTGCAATGCTGGAGTTGCTCGAACTGACCGTGATGCTGGGGTTGGCGTTGGGCCTCTGA
- a CDS encoding glycoside hydrolase family 5 protein, giving the protein MDFWNTPRHGGNSFNRLPPEQVYFDALSGYGATWVRLSYDKWQPAERDFLLGDADAYQGLPAADLATLRATLDRAHQAGLKVVIAPLSLPGMRWSQNNQGQFDDRLWQDKRYWLQAAAFWRDLARELKGHPAIAAYNLVNEPAPEKQGGLAEHADPGQMQQWYARQQGTARDLPALYRQLIVAIREEDADTPVMLDAGWFAAADAFGYWPAPVEDQRVLYSVHMYEPYLVTSAPNMTRKQPIAYPGPAPFAGQTQQWDGQRVAQYLHQPLDWAEAMKVPRSRLVVGEFGCMRRLPGCRQYLEDVLSVLDRHRLHWAFYSFREDNWDGMDYELGSAKVPWRYWQAIEQGAPDPLARKATVEFEPILRRLNPGRG; this is encoded by the coding sequence ATGGATTTCTGGAACACCCCACGCCACGGCGGCAACAGCTTCAACCGGCTGCCACCCGAGCAAGTCTATTTCGACGCCCTGAGCGGCTATGGCGCGACCTGGGTGCGGCTGTCCTACGACAAATGGCAGCCGGCAGAACGCGACTTCCTCCTCGGCGATGCCGATGCCTACCAAGGCCTGCCTGCCGCCGACCTGGCCACGCTGCGAGCCACTCTCGACCGTGCCCATCAGGCCGGCCTCAAGGTGGTCATAGCACCGCTTTCGCTACCCGGCATGCGCTGGTCGCAAAACAACCAGGGCCAGTTCGACGACCGCCTCTGGCAAGACAAACGCTACTGGTTGCAGGCTGCGGCCTTCTGGCGGGATCTGGCCCGTGAGCTGAAAGGTCACCCGGCCATCGCCGCCTACAACCTGGTCAACGAGCCCGCGCCGGAGAAGCAAGGTGGCCTGGCCGAGCATGCCGACCCCGGGCAAATGCAGCAGTGGTATGCACGGCAGCAGGGCACTGCGCGTGACCTGCCCGCCCTGTATCGGCAGTTGATAGTGGCCATTCGCGAGGAGGATGCGGACACGCCGGTCATGCTCGATGCCGGCTGGTTCGCCGCCGCCGACGCCTTCGGTTACTGGCCGGCACCTGTGGAAGACCAGCGGGTGCTGTACAGCGTGCACATGTACGAGCCCTATCTGGTGACCAGTGCACCGAACATGACGCGCAAGCAACCCATCGCCTATCCCGGCCCGGCACCGTTCGCGGGGCAAACGCAGCAGTGGGATGGCCAGCGTGTGGCGCAGTACCTGCACCAACCGCTGGACTGGGCCGAGGCCATGAAGGTGCCCCGCTCGCGGCTGGTGGTGGGTGAGTTCGGTTGCATGCGCAGGTTGCCGGGCTGCCGGCAATACCTGGAAGACGTGCTCAGCGTGCTGGATCGCCACCGGTTGCATTGGGCCTTTTACAGCTTCCGTGAAGATAACTGGGACGGTATGGACTACGAGCTGGGCTCGGCCAAGGTGCCGTGGCGCTATTGGCAGGCCATCGAGCAGGGCGCTCCAGACCCGCTGGCGCGCAAGGCTACGGTGGAGTTCGAGCCGATTCTCAGGCGCTTGAACCCAGGCAGAGGGTAG
- a CDS encoding MarR family winged helix-turn-helix transcriptional regulator: protein MLTSECICTHLRRAARGVSRHYDEALAGFGVNVAQFSLLRHLQRLDRPSITTLAEAMGLERSTLGRNLRVLEAEGLVALADGDDQRNRVVLLTEAGTQLLRAAHPAWEQAQADLVERLGAGQRDELVRLLDQLA from the coding sequence ATGCTGACCAGTGAATGCATCTGTACCCATCTGCGTCGTGCCGCCCGTGGGGTGAGCCGGCATTACGACGAAGCCCTTGCCGGCTTTGGGGTCAATGTCGCCCAGTTTTCCCTGTTGCGTCATCTGCAGCGGCTCGACCGCCCCAGTATCACCACCTTGGCAGAGGCCATGGGCCTGGAGCGCAGTACCCTGGGCCGCAACCTGCGGGTGCTGGAGGCTGAAGGGCTGGTGGCCTTGGCCGATGGCGACGACCAGCGCAACCGCGTGGTGCTGCTGACCGAGGCCGGTACGCAACTGCTGCGCGCTGCCCATCCGGCCTGGGAACAGGCCCAGGCCGATCTGGTGGAACGGCTGGGGGCAGGGCAGCGGGATGAACTGGTGCGCTTGCTGGATCAACTGGCTTGA